DNA sequence from the Deinococcus budaensis genome:
TGAAGGAAGCCGACCTGATCTTCAGCGCGACCTCGGACCCCAACCCGGTGATCTTCCCCGAGCACGTGAAGCCCGGCACCTGGATCTTCGACGAGGGCCGCCCCGCCGACGCGCACGAGAGCGTGCTGGAGGTTCCTGGCGTGCGGCTGATTCCGGGCGGCGTGGTGCGGCCCCCCGGCGGCATGACCAGCAACATCGATCTGCAATTCGGGGAGGGCGCGGTGCCCGCCTGCCTGGCCGAGACGCTGATCATCGCCGCGACCGGCGAGCACCACCGCAAGAGCCTGGGGCCGCAGACGCTGACCGAGAACATCAACTTCTTCGTGGAGCAGGCCGAGCGGCTGGGCTTCACGGTGGTGGACTGAGCGTTGGTGGTGGCCTGAGCGCAGCAGGCCCCCACCCCGCCTGCCCCGGAAACCTTCACGGCCCGTCAGCAAACTTACCCTGCCGGGTCAGGCGGGCGCCCTATCCTGCCGGAACGATGTTTGCCGTCCCCAGGCCGCTGCGCCGCTTTCTGCTTCCCCTGCTGACCACCTGTGGCCTCGCCCTGAGCGGCGGCGCGGGGGCCGCCGAATTGCCGCTGGGCCTGGGCGGCGTGCTGCCTCCCGCGCCGCTGAACGCGGGCGCCCTGACCTGCGCCGCCCCCACCGACCCGCTGGACCTCGCCCTATGGCGGGTGACGACGGAGGGGGGCAGGCGGCCCGACCTGTCCTGCGCGAACGCCTTCGTGGGCTACCTGCGAACGCCGCGCACGTCCACCCAGCCGGACGCCTTTGACGTGACGGCCTCCCAGATTCGCCAGGCCCGCAGCGAGGTTTTGCTCGCCAGCATGGAATGGCAGGCGGGCGAGGGGCATCCCGGCTGGACCTTCGCGCAGGCGGTGCGCGACCTGTACGGCAAGGTCCGCGCGACCCCGGCGGCCTACCCGCAGGGCATGACGGTGCGGGTGTCGCTGGGCGGCTACCCCGACCTGAAACGCGACGACGGCGCGACCCAGCCGCTGGCCCTGGTGCGCGACCTGCGGCGGCTGGGCGTGCCGCTGAGCGATCCGGCGAACCGCTGGCAGCTCGCGGTGGCGAACTACCCCTATTTTCCGCACAGCCACGCCAAGCTGCACGTGATCGACGGGGTGGACCTGACCGTGGCGGGCTACAACTTCACCGACGTTCACCTGCCTGGGGTGGGCCAGCCCGAGCGCAACCTGCAAGACCTTGGCCTGCGGATGCGCGGTCCGGTCGCCCAGGACGGGGTGGCGGTGTTCGACGACCTGTGGCGGCTCTCGCGGCAGGTGGGTTGCCCGCCGGGCGTGACTGCGGACGACGTGGCCCGCCGCTGCCGCCTGACCGCCCCCGAGCCGCCGGTCCACCCGGCCTCCGCGCACCGGGTCCAGCCGTCGGGAACCGCTCGCGCCTTCCTGCTCTACCGCCGCCCCGGCTTCGATCAGGCCGACCGGGCGCACCTCGCGCTGCTGGGGCAGGCCCGCCGCGAGATCGACCTGATGCAGGTCAACTTCAGTCCGCGTCTGGAGTGCTGGCTGTCGTACCTCGACCCCGACGAGTGCCCGGTGGATCGCTGGCCGGTGTACATGCAGGCCGTGCTGCACGCGATGGAACGCGGCGTCAAGGTCCGGGTGCTGACCGTGGGCGACTGGATCGACCGGGTGTCCAACCGCAGCGGGATCGCCCTGCTGCGGCTTGAGGCGCGGCGCCGGGGAATCGAGGACCGCTTCGAGGCCCGCTACGTGACCCGCCGGATGCACACCAAGGCGCTGACGGTGGACGGGCGGATGGTGCTGGTGGGCAGCATGAACTTCCACTTCTCGGCCTGGGGACCGCTGGGGCTGAACGAGGCGGTGCTGGCGACCAGCGACCCGGCGGCGGTGGCGGGGCAGCAGGCGAGCTTCGCGGACATGTGGAACAACCACACCCGCGAGGCGCCCCCCGAGTGGTGGATGCGGAACGTGCAGGCTCCCCCCCGCTGAGAGGCGCTCCGGGACTTCCCGCACCCTCTCGCCCGCAGCCCCCGCCTACACTGGGGGCATGTCGGGGCCTTTTCATGGTTGAACGCATCCACCTTGCCAAGCCGCGCGGCTTTTGCGCGGGCGTGGTCATGGCGATCGGCGCGGTGGAAAAGGCCGCGCGGGCCGAGGACCGGCCGGTGACGGTCTACCACTCCATCGTCCACAACCACACGGTGGTCGAGCGGCTGCGCGGCGAACACGACGTGCATTTCGTGGAGAGCCTGGACGACATCACGGCGCTTCCGGCGGGCAGCGAGACGGTTGTGTTCAGCGCCCACGGCATCAGCCCGGCGGTGCGCGAGCGGGCGCGGACGCTGGGCCTCGCCACCATCGACGCGACCTGTCCGCTGGTGACCAAGGTCCACACCGAGGCCAAGAAGTACGCGCGCGAGGGCTACACCATCCTGTTGATCGGCGACAGCGCCCGGCACCAGGAGGTGATCGGCACGCGCGGCGAGGCGCCCGAGCACACCATCATCGTGGGCGTCCTCGGCAAGACGGGCGAGGGCCTGCACGACCCACACACCGTCGAGGTGCCCGACCCCGCGCGGGTGGTGGTCCTCACCCAGACCACCCTGAGCGTGGACGACACCCGGCGCACGGTGGACATCCTCAAGGCCCGCTTCCCGGCGCTGGTGGTGCCCCCCAGCGAGGACCTGTGCTACGCCACCAAGAACCGCCAGGACGCGGTCAAGGCCATCGCGCCGGGGGTGGACGCCTTTCTGGTGCTGACCAGCACCCATTCCAGCAACGGGATGCGCCTGTTGGAACTCGCGCGGGACCTGTGCGGGCGGGCCGAGCGGCTGGAGACGGACGCCGACCTGGCGGGCCTGGACCTGGGCGGCGTGAAGGCGCTGGGCATCACCAGCGCGGCGAGCACGCCTGACGACCTCGTGCAGCGGGTGGTCGCGCACTTCCGCGCGCTGAATCCCGCCCTGGAAGTGGTCGAGGAGGGCGAGTGGGAAAACATCGAGTTCCGCGAGCCGAGGAAAATCCTGCCGACCGAGAATCTGCCGCGCACCATGCAGTGAGGGGAACGGTCGAGGGCGGCTGAGCACGGAGGCGTAGAGGTCAGGACCTCCGGTGAGGGCTGGAGGATGCTGCCTCCCCCACGACTTCCATCCCTTCAAAAGAACGTCAGAGGGGCCTTTGCGGCGCAGCTTAGCGAGTCCACACCGTCCAACCCGCACGTCCTCTGCGCCTTCTGCCCCGCCGCCCTGGAAGTCCGGTCGGGAAGTGGCCCTG
Encoded proteins:
- the ispH gene encoding 4-hydroxy-3-methylbut-2-enyl diphosphate reductase, encoding MVERIHLAKPRGFCAGVVMAIGAVEKAARAEDRPVTVYHSIVHNHTVVERLRGEHDVHFVESLDDITALPAGSETVVFSAHGISPAVRERARTLGLATIDATCPLVTKVHTEAKKYAREGYTILLIGDSARHQEVIGTRGEAPEHTIIVGVLGKTGEGLHDPHTVEVPDPARVVVLTQTTLSVDDTRRTVDILKARFPALVVPPSEDLCYATKNRQDAVKAIAPGVDAFLVLTSTHSSNGMRLLELARDLCGRAERLETDADLAGLDLGGVKALGITSAASTPDDLVQRVVAHFRALNPALEVVEEGEWENIEFREPRKILPTENLPRTMQ
- a CDS encoding phospholipase D-like domain-containing protein, which translates into the protein MFAVPRPLRRFLLPLLTTCGLALSGGAGAAELPLGLGGVLPPAPLNAGALTCAAPTDPLDLALWRVTTEGGRRPDLSCANAFVGYLRTPRTSTQPDAFDVTASQIRQARSEVLLASMEWQAGEGHPGWTFAQAVRDLYGKVRATPAAYPQGMTVRVSLGGYPDLKRDDGATQPLALVRDLRRLGVPLSDPANRWQLAVANYPYFPHSHAKLHVIDGVDLTVAGYNFTDVHLPGVGQPERNLQDLGLRMRGPVAQDGVAVFDDLWRLSRQVGCPPGVTADDVARRCRLTAPEPPVHPASAHRVQPSGTARAFLLYRRPGFDQADRAHLALLGQARREIDLMQVNFSPRLECWLSYLDPDECPVDRWPVYMQAVLHAMERGVKVRVLTVGDWIDRVSNRSGIALLRLEARRRGIEDRFEARYVTRRMHTKALTVDGRMVLVGSMNFHFSAWGPLGLNEAVLATSDPAAVAGQQASFADMWNNHTREAPPEWWMRNVQAPPR